In the Brettanomyces nanus chromosome 1, complete sequence genome, GTGACTTAGATCCCGCAGATTTGAATTTGCGTAATGGCGATTTTCCTCCAGACTTCTATGAATCTGTGGCAATGCCTGCCGAGTTTACAGAAAACgatagtgatgatgagattaCTCTTAGAACGATGCAGCAAAGTAATAACGGGTTGTTGCCTGATGGTAAATCTGTGagctctttttctcctgTACCACCTCCAGCCCATCCTCCATCCTATACAGATGTCTTAGACGAGGAGAATACAGAGGCCGTTAGTGTGACAAACGATGTGATACGTAGAGAGAGGGATAATATGACCTCGAAAACGGACAGTAGTAATGAAGATGCGATATAAAGATCTAGATCTCACGTGCGTTCTTTGTGGATTTAGGTTGGGTttaataataataataaaaagCAAATGCTAGCGGATTAAAGCTATAAAACAGAAATCGTGTGGTATTATTTACAATGCCACCTTGCATGAACGTGCCATTTCCCACTTTCCTCGTTAGGCACCACTAATCGCCATTCACCCATTTCTCGCAAGGTTTTCCTCACTTCCCAGGTCTCGTCATCGATTCTCTCCAACTCTGAAAAGCTACCGGACGGAGAGATCAGCATGGATCTAAATTCATCCAAGCTTTTATTTTTCTGGCTAGAACAAACCTTAATAATAAATCCGTAGGAGCCAGTAAGAGTCAAATTAGAGATTTGCGGCTCTTTGATATAGACGTCATTAGAGGCTAATGTGCATGGCAAGGGGCTGACGTGACACCATTCAACTTCACTAAATTTCCCCTTATGAAAGCATGGAACggaaagaagcaaagagaATCCTTGCCGTAGTTGGCGATTGTTCATTTCAGTGCCTTCGCTATTCAAAAGTTCTGTAGGTCTTCCATAACAGCAAATGAATCCTATGGAGCAATTAGGTGGTAAAGTAGCTTTGATTTTGgccattcttcttcctgatTTCCAGTACATTTGCACAAGCGCTTTCTCTGGAGCATAATTAGTAGTGTCTAAGGGCCGAACTAGAGCTATCACTTCAAAGTCAGTAGGAATTTCAAGATCAAAGTCGATCACTTCATAATCCTGCAATCTAAAAATAGCCTGATTAAACTTGTAAAGTCTTAGTCCGTTAGTAATAAAGGAGGGATACAATGGTGGAAGTGCAAGCTGCGCCAATGGATCCAAAGGTGGAACAATGCGTTGGCTGTCCACATGCAATGGAACGTGTGTATAAATAAGATCCAAAGGTTTGGCAAGAAAGTAAAAATCAAAGTGTTCTTCTAATGCCGTGCTGTCGGGCACAACAGTGAGTTCACGGGTCACAACATTGTTTGTAGGATTTCCCAAAGCAACATCAACGAGCCGATACTCGCCGTCTATTAAAACAGAAATCCAAGAATGATTCAAAGTTAGCAGGCCTTTATCATCACACAAGTGGTCATCATTATAATCAAATGGCCTTTTAAAATAACCGAGGATCAGCTCGACATTCATATCAAGAGCACTCGAcataatgaaaaagagcCAAGTAAGCTGATGAGAGCTACATTGACCCGAATATACTATATCTTTGATGGTTTCACCCCCTGGCATGACTTTGGTACTCAGCTTTTCGTTATCTAGTGCGATAAGTTTGAATCTAGTCGTTAGGAAAGTGTAGATGGCCCGCAACTTTTCAAGAGGTGTATTAAAGTGGCCATCAATACGCTTTGTTACAATCTCCTGTAACGAGACAAATCTGTCTGGTGGCAGATGATCTATATATCTGTCCACATAAGCCAAAGGAGTAGAATCGAGGCCGTAATTTCTCTTTGTATTGGAAACTACCTCATTTTTGTTAATTGTGCTGAGAAACTTATGCGGCTGTAAGATTAAATCAggctcttcttccaaagtcCTTGCTTTTCGGTGTGCTCTGTCATTTCCTGTAAGTGTTTTAACCCTATCAAGCTCTATCTGAGTACTCTCCTTGGcagcaaagaaatcatCAGGAGTTTCCGAGAGTCTTCTTCCCGAGTTATCAAATGAGATCTGAGAATCCATCAAACTGAGTGTGGCCAATTTCTCCTGAGATGTCTGAAAGATTTGCTCATCCAACGAAGGCCTCTCAATCTTGGTGCCTCCACCTAGcaactttttgaagaagctcgGCTGCTTCAActtgtcatcatcattgagCATTCTGGACAACATATCTTGACGATCAGTTTCGCTCATGGTTTGTCTAGGTGTTCGATGCTCTTGATGCCTCATGTAGGAGCCAGCAGAGGTGGCACTAAGATCTGAGTAGCCAAAGGCAGACGAGCTATGAGTATCAGAGGAACTTGTTGAAAGGTCCAGTAGCTGTTGAACATATGATGATCGCATGCTTTTTCTGGATGCAGTTGGGGATTCACTTTCGTATCTATGCTTAGGGGGTATTGGAGGTAGTCTCCTCAAGACATCCTCATCGGTTTTTTCGTTCTTGTGCTCTTCAAAATCAGAGTATGAATAACTTTGATGTTTCAACGAAAATAAGTCTGAATTGGGCGAACCTGATCCAGAGGAGATCGAGTTTGGAGAATAAACTTTACCTCGATCTCTTTTGAGTTTGCTAAGAGATTGAGCTGAATCAGACCTTCCAACTGTCAGACTCCCACCATATTGCGACATTGTAGAGGGAATCGATGGAGAGGACGAGTTTTTCCGAGAGTATCTGAATGAATTAACGCTGGTAGATCTAGGGAGATTGCTGTAACAGCTAGCATTCTGACTTCTATGAGATGCATTCTCCTTAATATGCAGCACCTTGGCATGCTTGGAGGAGAAACT is a window encoding:
- a CDS encoding uncharacterized protein (EggNog:ENOG41), whose protein sequence is MPISTFFAFAQAKTTQVKPPVMTSSADTPFKVQAIYSWGGEDKSKDLGFIEGDIIEVLRVSPDNSLYYGKSLRTKLFGSFSSKHAKVLHIKENASHRSQNASCYSNLPRSTSVNSFRYSRKNSSSPSIPSTMSQYGGSLTVGRSDSAQSLSKLKRDRGKVYSPNSISSGSGSPNSDLFSLKHQSYSYSDFEEHKNEKTDEDVLRRLPPIPPKHRYESESPTASRKSMRSSYVQQLLDLSTSSSDTHSSSAFGYSDLSATSAGSYMRHQEHRTPRQTMSETDRQDMLSRMLNDDDKLKQPSFFKKLLGGGTKIERPSLDEQIFQTSQEKLATLSLMDSQISFDNSGRRLSETPDDFFAAKESTQIELDRVKTLTGNDRAHRKARTLEEEPDLILQPHKFLSTINKNEVVSNTKRNYGLDSTPLAYVDRYIDHLPPDRFVSLQEIVTKRIDGHFNTPLEKLRAIYTFLTTRFKLIALDNEKLSTKVMPGGETIKDIVYSGQCSSHQLTWLFFIMSSALDMNVELILGYFKRPFDYNDDHLCDDKGLLTLNHSWISVLIDGEYRLVDVALGNPTNNVVTRELTVVPDSTALEEHFDFYFLAKPLDLIYTHVPLHVDSQRIVPPLDPLAQLALPPLYPSFITNGLRLYKFNQAIFRLQDYEVIDFDLEIPTDFEVIALVRPLDTTNYAPEKALVQMYWKSGRRMAKIKATLPPNCSIGFICCYGRPTELLNSEGTEMNNRQLRQGFSLLLSVPCFHKGKFSEVEWCHVSPLPCTLASNDVYIKEPQISNLTLTGSYGFIIKVCSSQKNKSLDEFRSMLISPSGSFSELERIDDETWEVRKTLREMGEWRLVVPNEESGKWHVHARWHCK